GCCGGCTACTCCGGCAAGGACGCCGCCACCTCTCTCTCCATGGGCCTCGGCAGCCTCGGCTTCGACCTCCTGTGGAAGATCCCCGTCGTGGCGATCTACACGGCGGCGTACGAACTGACGCCCCTGCGCGTGCCCGTCCTGTGGTGGACGATCCCCCTGATGCTGCTCGCGCAGGACTTCCTCTACTACTGGTCCCACCGCGGCCACCACGTCGTCCGGATCCTGTGGGCCTGCCACGTGGTGCACCACTCCAGCCGGAAGTTCAACCTCAGCACGGCGCTGCGCCAGCCCTGGACCTCGCTCACCGTCTGGCCGTTCTATCTGCCCTTCATCCTGCTCGGGGTCCACCCCGCGGCGCTCGCCTTCTGCTCGTCGGCCAACCTCGTCTACCAGTTCTGGGTGCACACCGAGCGGATCGACAAGCTGCCCCGGCCCTTCGAGTACGTACTGAACACGCCCTCCCACCACCGGGTGCACCACGCCTCCCAAGGCGGCTATCTGGACCGGAACTTCGGCGGGATCCTGATCGTCTGGGACCGTCTCTTCGGGTCCTTCGCGGCGGAGACCGTACGGCCGGTCTTCGGGCTCACGAAGAACATAGAGACCTACAACCCGCTGCGGGTCGCCACCCACGAGTACGCGGCCATCGCACGCGACGTACGGGCGGCACGCGACTGGCGCGAACGGGCCGGACGGGTCTTCCGGGGACCGGGCTGGCAACCCGAGTGAGCGGACAAGTGGCGGGACCGGCGGGCGGCCGGGTGAACGAACGCGTGGGCGGGCGGCTCGCGAAGGCGCTCCTGGTGGCCTTCGCCGTCGCCGCGTCCGCCGAACTGCTGTCGGTCGCCGTGGACTCCCGGACCGGTCAACTCCTCGCCAAACCACTGCTGATGCCGCTGCTCGCCGCGTACGTGGCAACCCGGCGCGGACCCCGGCCGCTCCTCGCCGCACTGCTTCTCGGCTGGGGCGGTGACGTCTTCCTGCTCTCGTCGGACGACGCGGCGTTCCTCGCCGGCATGGGCTGCTTCGCCGCCGGCCACCTCTGCTACCTGACGCTCTTCGGCCGCCGCCGCACCCGCGTCGATCTGGCCGTGGGATACGGCCTGCTGCTCCTTGTGACGCTCGCTCTGCTGTGGCCCGGCCTCCCGGCCGAACTGCGCCTCCCCGTCGCCGTGTACAGCCTGCTGCTGGCCGCCATGGCCTACCGGGCGAGCGGCCTGGGCGTGCTCGCCGGCGCGGGCGGCGCGCTCTTCCTGCTCTCCGACACGCTCATCGCCACCGGCGTCGCCGAGTGGCCGCAGCCGCCGGCCGTCGATCTGTGGATCATGCTGACCTACATCGCGGCGCAGGCCCTGCTGACGGCCGGCATCCTCACGGCCCGGCCCCGGACATGAGTGGGCGGGCCGCCCGTCCGGACGGCCCGCCCACCCACTCACAGACTCAACTGCTCACGGCCCCGCTGTTACCAGCGGACGGCGTCCAGCGCGTCGACCACGCCGGCTCCGTAGAAGCCGTTCTTGTTCTTGCCGCCCTCGCACACCGCGTCGACGGTGCCGTCACCGTCGATGTCGTACGGGTTGGTGCACGACGTCGCGTCGGCCTGGGCTGTCAGCAACGTCTTCACCAGCCACGGCGAGGCGTACGGGTGCTTCGACTTGATCAGCGCCGCGACACCGGCCGCGTGCGGCGACGCCATCGACGTACCGCCCTTGTAGCCGAAGCCACCACCGGGCAGCGTGCTCAGGATCAGACCGTTGACGGCGGGCGCCTCCGGCGTCTGGTACGCCGTACGGTCGCCGCCGGGAGCGGCGACGTCGATGACGCCGAGACCGTAGTTGGAGTACGACGCCTTCAGGTTCTTCGCACCGGTCGCGGAGACCGTGACGACACCGGACACCTGGGACGGGATGTCCAGGCACTCCTTGGGGTCGATCACACGCTCGCCGGGAACGGTGTCGTTCGGGCTGGAGGTGTCCGTCAGCTCGTCGGCGGCCAGATCCAGATCGGAGTTGCCGGCGGCGGCGACGTTCACGACGCCCTTGCCCTCGGCGTACCGGGTCGCCCGCGTGACGGCGTCGGCCAGAGCCTTCTGGTCCGGGTCGTCCTCGCAGTTGAACAGCCACGGGTCGGTGTAATAGCTGTTGTTCGTCACATCGACGCCGTGCTCGGCGGCCCAGACGAAGCCGCAGACGACCGCTTCGGTGTAGAAGAAGCCGTCGGGCTGCGACACCTTGATGCCGGAGACCTTCACGCCCGGAGCGACGCCGGTGATACCGGTGCCGTTCTTGGCCGCGGCGATCGTGCCCGCGACGTGCGTGCCGTGGTCACTCTCCCCGGGGCCGGGACGCCAGGCGCCGTCCGCCGTGTTGGGCGTACCGCCCACACAGTTGACCGAGGCGCGGCGGTCGAAGTTCGGCGCGAGATCGGGGTGGGTGTCGTCGACACCCGTGTCGATCACACCGACCGTGACCTTGCTGCTGCCGAGCGACTTCTGGTGCGCCTTGTCGGCCTTGATGGCCGGCAGGTCCCACTGAAGCGGCTCCAGCGCGTCCTGGTCCGCGGACGCCTTCGCCGTGGCGGCCTTCGCCTCCTTGGCGGACAGCGGCTGCTCGGCCTTGATGTCCGTGGTGGTCTGGGCCGACAGCGGCTGCGTACGGGTGGCTCCCGCCGAAGCGACTCCCCGCACCTTGCGGATCGTCTGCCCGAACTCCGGGTTCTGCGAGTGGACGACGATGACACCTATCTGGTCATAGGCGATCACCACTGTCCCGCCGGCCTTCTCGATGGCCTTCTTCACCGATTTGACGGTGGAGTGCCCGCCGTTGGTGTTCACGACGTACGACAGCTTCGGGCCGTCCGTCGAGACAGCGGCCGCGGTGTCGTCGACGGGCGCCGCCGATGCCGACCCGGTCGGCAGGAAGCCGAGCGAGGCGATGAGCGCCAGACCGACGGGCAGAGCCAGTGCGTGCCGCCGTCTGGATCTCAGATGAGCCATGGGTTCTCCACATCATCCGTGAGGCCGCCCCTGCGCACGCTGCGCATGGACGGGTACATGACGAGCGAAACTATCGCTGATCATCCCTGCTCATCAATGATTTCGGTCAGAAAATCGCCGCTGTTGAACCACTTCGACGCGCTCTCCGTGCCGTTGTCAGGGGGTGGAACAACAACACCCCCAGTCAGCGCCCGCACCGACCACCCCTACCGCACTCGCGTCACGAGGAGATTCCGTGGCTACCGATGGACCGCCGCCCCCGGGCGATTCGGACACCAGCACCCCCGCCCAGCCCACGACAGCCCAGTTCGTCCAGGTCCAGGAGAGCCCGGAATTCGGTGAACTGCGCCGTACCTACCGCTCCTTCGCCTTCCCCCTGACCGTTGCCTTCATCGCCTGGTACCTGCTGTACGTCCTGCTGTCCAACTACGCCGGCGGCTTCATGGGCACCAAGCTCTTCGGCAACATCAACGTCGCCTTCGTCTTCGGCCTCGGTCAGTTCGTCACCACCTTCCTCATCGCCTGGCTCTACTCGAAGTTCGCATCGCAGAAGCTCGACCCCAAGGGCGCGGCGATCAAGTCCCGTATGGAGGCCGACCTGTGAGCCCGACCATCCAGCTGAGTCAGGCCGCCGGAATCCAGCTCGCCAACTCCGACGCCAGCGAGCACCGGCCGCTGATCATCACGCTCTTCGCCCTGTTCGTCATCGCCACCCTCGTCATCACCGTGTGGGCCGGCCGGCAGACCAAGAGCGCCGCCGACTTCTACGCGGGCGGACGGCAGTTCACCGCCTTCCAGAACGGACTCGCGGTCTCCGGCGACTACATGTCCGCCGCTTCCTTCCTCGGAATCGCCGGCGCCATCGCCCTGTTCGGATACGACGGCTTCCTCTACTCCATCGGCTTCCTCGTCGCCTGGCTCGTCGCGCTGCTGCTGGTCGCCGAACCGCTGCGCAACTCCGGCCGCTACACGATGGGCGACGTCCTCGCCTACCGGATGCGCCAGCGCCCCGTCCGTACGGCCGCCGGCGCCTCCACCATCGTCGTCTCGATCTTCTACCTGCTCGCGCAGATGGCGGGCGCGGGCGTCCTCGTCTCCCTGCTGCTCGGCATCACCAGCGACGCCGGCAAGATCCTGATCGTCGCCCTCGTCGGCATCCTGATGATCGTGTACGTCACCATCGGCGGCATGAAGGGCACCACCTGGGTCCAGATGGTCAAGGCCGTCCTGCTCATCGCGGGCACCCTGCTCATCACCTTCCTGGTGCTGCTCAAGTTCAACTTCAACGTCTCCGACCTGCTCGGCAGCGCCGCCTCCAACAGCGGCAAGGGCGCGGCCTTCCTGGAGCCCGGACTCAAGTACGGCCTCACCGAGACCTCGAAGCTCGACTTCATCTCCCTGGGCATCGCGCTCGTCCTCGGCACCGCCGGTCTGCCGCACATCCTGATCCGCTTCTACACGGTGCCCACGGCCAAGGCCGCCCGTAAGTCCGTCAACTGGGCCATCGGCATCATCGGCGGCTTCTACCTGATGACCATCGCCCTGGGCTTCGGCGCCGCGGCGCTGCTCACTCCCAAGGAGATCACCGATTCCAACCCGGCGGGCAATACCGCCGCGCCACTGCTCGCCATGGAGATCGGCGGCGGCGGGGACTCCACCGGCGGCGCCATCCTGCTCGCCATCATCTCCGCGGTCGCCTTCGCCACCATCCTCGCGGTCGTGGCCGGTCTGACACTGGCGTCCTCGTCGTCGTTCGCGCACGACATCTACGCCAACGTCATCCGCCGCGGCAAGGCCACCGAGAAGGAGGAGGTGCGCGCGGCGCGCTACGCGACCGTCGCCATCGGTATCGTCTCCATCGCGCTCGGCGCCCTCGCCCGCGACCTGAACGTCGCCGGTCTGGTGGCCCTCGCCTTCGCGGTCGCCGCCTCCGCCAACCTGCCGACCCTTCTCTACAGCCTCTTCTGGAAGAGGTTCACGACGACGGGCGCGCTCTGGTCGATCTACGGCGGTCTGTCCTCGTCCGTCCTGCTGGTGCTGTTCTCCCCGGTCGTCTCCAGCAAGCCCAGCTCGATGTTCCCGGACGTCGATTTCGCGTTCTTCCCGCTGGAGAATCCCGGCCTGATCTCGATCCCGCTGGGCTTCCTGCTCGGCTG
This window of the Streptomyces niveus genome carries:
- a CDS encoding DUF485 domain-containing protein: MATDGPPPPGDSDTSTPAQPTTAQFVQVQESPEFGELRRTYRSFAFPLTVAFIAWYLLYVLLSNYAGGFMGTKLFGNINVAFVFGLGQFVTTFLIAWLYSKFASQKLDPKGAAIKSRMEADL
- a CDS encoding lysoplasmalogenase; translated protein: MNERVGGRLAKALLVAFAVAASAELLSVAVDSRTGQLLAKPLLMPLLAAYVATRRGPRPLLAALLLGWGGDVFLLSSDDAAFLAGMGCFAAGHLCYLTLFGRRRTRVDLAVGYGLLLLVTLALLWPGLPAELRLPVAVYSLLLAAMAYRASGLGVLAGAGGALFLLSDTLIATGVAEWPQPPAVDLWIMLTYIAAQALLTAGILTARPRT
- a CDS encoding sterol desaturase family protein — translated: MPPNLPDVVLWSIPAFVLLTLVEVVSYRLHPDEDAAGYSGKDAATSLSMGLGSLGFDLLWKIPVVAIYTAAYELTPLRVPVLWWTIPLMLLAQDFLYYWSHRGHHVVRILWACHVVHHSSRKFNLSTALRQPWTSLTVWPFYLPFILLGVHPAALAFCSSANLVYQFWVHTERIDKLPRPFEYVLNTPSHHRVHHASQGGYLDRNFGGILIVWDRLFGSFAAETVRPVFGLTKNIETYNPLRVATHEYAAIARDVRAARDWRERAGRVFRGPGWQPE
- a CDS encoding S8 family peptidase, giving the protein MAHLRSRRRHALALPVGLALIASLGFLPTGSASAAPVDDTAAAVSTDGPKLSYVVNTNGGHSTVKSVKKAIEKAGGTVVIAYDQIGVIVVHSQNPEFGQTIRKVRGVASAGATRTQPLSAQTTTDIKAEQPLSAKEAKAATAKASADQDALEPLQWDLPAIKADKAHQKSLGSSKVTVGVIDTGVDDTHPDLAPNFDRRASVNCVGGTPNTADGAWRPGPGESDHGTHVAGTIAAAKNGTGITGVAPGVKVSGIKVSQPDGFFYTEAVVCGFVWAAEHGVDVTNNSYYTDPWLFNCEDDPDQKALADAVTRATRYAEGKGVVNVAAAGNSDLDLAADELTDTSSPNDTVPGERVIDPKECLDIPSQVSGVVTVSATGAKNLKASYSNYGLGVIDVAAPGGDRTAYQTPEAPAVNGLILSTLPGGGFGYKGGTSMASPHAAGVAALIKSKHPYASPWLVKTLLTAQADATSCTNPYDIDGDGTVDAVCEGGKNKNGFYGAGVVDALDAVRW
- a CDS encoding cation acetate symporter, whose product is MQLSQAAGIQLANSDASEHRPLIITLFALFVIATLVITVWAGRQTKSAADFYAGGRQFTAFQNGLAVSGDYMSAASFLGIAGAIALFGYDGFLYSIGFLVAWLVALLLVAEPLRNSGRYTMGDVLAYRMRQRPVRTAAGASTIVVSIFYLLAQMAGAGVLVSLLLGITSDAGKILIVALVGILMIVYVTIGGMKGTTWVQMVKAVLLIAGTLLITFLVLLKFNFNVSDLLGSAASNSGKGAAFLEPGLKYGLTETSKLDFISLGIALVLGTAGLPHILIRFYTVPTAKAARKSVNWAIGIIGGFYLMTIALGFGAAALLTPKEITDSNPAGNTAAPLLAMEIGGGGDSTGGAILLAIISAVAFATILAVVAGLTLASSSSFAHDIYANVIRRGKATEKEEVRAARYATVAIGIVSIALGALARDLNVAGLVALAFAVAASANLPTLLYSLFWKRFTTTGALWSIYGGLSSSVLLVLFSPVVSSKPSSMFPDVDFAFFPLENPGLISIPLGFLLGWLGSLLSKEEPDVKKYAELEVKSLTGTGAH